A window of the Lactuca sativa cultivar Salinas chromosome 5, Lsat_Salinas_v11, whole genome shotgun sequence genome harbors these coding sequences:
- the LOC111892511 gene encoding artemisinic aldehyde Delta(11(13)) reductase yields the protein MAETPPSADNPTLFSPFKMGKFNLSHRVVLAPMTRCRALNSIPNQALVEYYRQRATAGGFLITEGTMISPTSAGFPHVPGIFNQEQVEAWKKVVDAVHEKGAVIFCQLWHVGRASHQVYQPNGVAPISSTSKPISKKWRILMPDGTHAQYPNPRPLATHEIPEVVEDYRLAAINAIEAGFDGIEIHGAHGYLLDQFMKDGINNRTDEYGGSLANRCKFLLKVVKSIATAIGADKVGVRISPAIDHLDAMDSDPRSLGLEVIERLNKLQVELGSKLTYLHVTQPRYTAYGQTEAGSHGSEEEVAELMKIWRRAFMGTFVCSGGYTRELGIEAVAKGDADLVAYGRLFISNPDLVLRLKVNAPLNRYVRASFYTHDPVVGYTDYPSLEKGNGNLERLSRM from the exons ATGGCTGAAACACCGCCGTCTGCCGACAATCCAACTCTCTTTTCTCCATTCAAGATGGGCAAGTTTAATCTCTCTCACAG GGTGGTGTTAGCTCCGATGACGCGGTGTAGGGCGTTAAATAGCATACCGAATCAAGCTCTGGTGGAGTATTACAGGCAGAGAGCAACCGCCGGTGGGTTTCTCATCACGGAGGGGACAATGATCTCTCCTACCTCCGCCGG GTTCCCTCACGTACCAGGTATATTTAATCAAGAACAAGTTGAAGCTTGGAAGAAAGTCGTGGATGCAGTTCATGAAAAAGGCGCTGTGATCTTTTGTCAATTATGGCATGTCGGCAGAGCATCCCACCAAG TATATCAACCTAATGGGGTTGCACCAATATCATCTACAAGCAAACCCATATCGAAAAAATGGAGAATTTTAATGCCCGATGGGACCCACGCTCAATATCCAAACCCTCGACCACTCGCTACCCATGAAATACCAGAGGTGGTGGAAGACTATCGTCTGGCAGCAATTAACGCCATTGAAGCAGGTTTTGATGGAATCGAGATTCACGGAGCCCATGGTTATCTTCTCGATCAATTCATGAAAGATGGCATCAATAATCGAACCGATGAATATGGTGGATCTTTAGCAAACCGATGCAAATTCTTACTGAAAGTGGTGAAATCGATAGCTACAGCCATTGGTGCAGATAAAGTCGGTGTTAGAATCTCACCAGCTATTGACCATTTAGACGCCATGGATTCTGACCCACGTAGCTTAGGGCTTGAAGTAATTGAAAGACTGAATAAACTTCAGGTTGAATTAGGGTCAAAGTTGACTTATCTTCATGTGACTCAACCAAGGTACACGGCTTATGGTCAAACAGAAGCTGGAAGCCATGGAAGTGAAGAGGAAGTTGCTGAGTTGATGAAGATATGGAGAAGGGCATTTATGGGAACTTTTGTTTGTAGTGGTGGGTATACTAGAGAGCTTGGGATTGAAGCTGTGGCTAAAGGGGATGCTGATTTGGTGGCTTATGGAAGGCTTTTTATATCGAATCCGGATTTGGTTTTGAGACTCAAGGTTAATGCACCTTTGAATAGGTATGTTAGGGCTAGTTTTTATACACATGATCCTGTTGTAGGGTACACTGATTACCCTTCACTTGAGAAAGGAAATGGGAATCTTGAGAGGTTGTCACGCATGTAG